A single genomic interval of Odontesthes bonariensis isolate fOdoBon6 chromosome 3, fOdoBon6.hap1, whole genome shotgun sequence harbors:
- the LOC142377089 gene encoding uncharacterized protein LOC142377089 — protein sequence MASPQDKEEVLLSLSLKWSEADPPKNPLKLKRRLESPLQTWFNKQKKMVDCSVEHTLRDGTVAVKFSPPPALVDLQKLSGQTLTRKDGVTVTILSIRLTSPGLEIEISDDVSMNPRPSVPEPQADKVQLEKQSDPVSSAGSTSVEEHKKVPDDCLVPVSLFWYVHQIYKEEMKHIERKHKVKIEPNVSVKFRADQEDGNTDEAISEFTNLIQKCLADGPCSVIPLKFVDPDQWSDALRIIQKNEKKLLLSLSSEEIIVWGPSQSQQAFSASLNAMQSASLSKYEPAPQNTSQKIDMTIKDPLVDAGLTIKENIWKQMALSFPEERAKIKSKFNVDFKESSLSQGKVSVKATYLRPAGNASMESHAVRALLNLYQKTGTSPLSFIQPSGATGSSGSQKNFTNGYQSEEASSGPALNGQSSQHHPEAPAGRGAAAGGTEEENCPICLSPFTKKQQLKCKHEFCKECLKKAVKHSGPICPICKDVFGVIEGDQPKGKMSYVKGFSPLPGFSDCGHILITYEIRGGVQTKEHPNPGKHYSGIARSAYLPDNKEGNEVLRLLQKAFDQRLIFTVGTSRTTGAENQVTWNDIHHKTSISGGPQSFGYPDPNYLKRVKEELKAKGIK from the exons ATGGCGTCACCGCAGGACAAAGAGGAAGTTCTACTAAGTCTCTCATTAAAGTGGTCAGAGGCTGATCCACCAAAGAACCCACTAAAACTAAAAAGGCGTCTGGAGTCGCCTCTTCAGACTTGGttcaacaaacagaaaaagatgGTGGACTGCTCAGTGGAACACACCTTAAGAGATGGGACTGTTGCGGTAAAGTTTTCGCCTCCTCCAG CCCTGGTTGATCTTCAGAAGCTGAGTGGACAAACACTGACCAGGAAAGATGGGGTAACAGTCACCATACTGTCCATTAGACTGACATCACCAGGGCTGGAGATTGAAATATCAGATGATGTTTCAATGAACCCTCGTCCCTCTGTGCCAGAGCCTCAAGCT GACAAAGTGCAGCTTGAAAAACAGAGTGACCCAGTTTCTAGTGCAGGAAGCACTTCTGTTGAGGAGCATAAAAAGGTGCCTGATGATTGTCTTGTCCCAGTGAGTCTTTTCTGGTACGTTCACCAGATCTACAAGGAAGAAATGAAGCACATAGAGAGAAAACATAAAGTTAAAATTGAGCCAAATGTCAGTGTGAAATTTCGAGCTGATCAGGAAGATGGAAACACAGATGAAGCGATCTCTGAGTTCACAAACCTCATCCAAAAGTGTTTAGCTGACGGTCCGTGCTCAGTCATTCCTCTCAAGTTTGTAGATCCAGATCAGTGGAGTGACGCTCTGAGAATCATCCAGAAAAACGAGAAGAAGCTTTTGCTTTCTCTGTCCTCTGAAGAAATAATTGTGTGGGGGCCAAGCCAAAGTCAGCAGGCTTTCAGTGCATCTTTAAATGCGATGCAGAGTGCCTCTCTCAGTAAGTATGAACCAGCACCGCAAAACACATCGCAGAAGATAGACATGACCATCAAAGACCCTCTCGTTGATGCTGGACTAACCATAAAGGAGAACATCTGGAAGCAGATGGCTCTTTCTTTTCCTGAAGAAAGAGCAAAGATCAAATCTAAGTTTAATGTGGACTTTAAAGAATCCAGCCTCAGTCAAGGCAAAGTCAGTGTCAAAGCTACCTACTTAAGACCTGCAGGAAACGCCTCAATGGAAAGTCATGCTGTCAGAGCTCTTCTGAATCTGTACCAGAAGACTGGTACATCTCCCCTGAGCTTCATCCAACCTTCTGGTGCAACTGGGTCCAGCGGCTCACAGAAGAACTTCACCAATGGTTATCAGTCAGAGGAGGCCTCCAGTGGACCTGCATTAAATGGACAGTCATCGCAGCATCACCCTGAAGCACCAGCAGGAAGGGGGGCAGCAGCGGGtggcacagaagaagaaaactgtCCTATTTGTTTGAGTCCATTTACCAAGAAGCAACAACTAAAGTGCAAACATGAATTCTGTAAGGAATGCCTGAAAAAAGCTGTGAAACACAGTGGGCCCATTTGTCCTATATGCAAAGATGTCTTTGGTGTGATCGAGGGAGATCAGCCAAAAGGAAAAATGTCATACGTTAAAGGTTTTTCACCCCTCCCAGGATTCTCTGACTGTGGCCACATACTAATCACATACGAAATTCGGGGTGGAGTACAGACG aaagaGCATCCCAATCCTGGAAAGCACTACTCTGGTATAGCAAGATCAGCATATCTTCCGGACAACAAAGAGGGCAATGAAGTGCTGCGACTGTTGCAGAAAGCATTTGACCAGAGGCTGATTTTCACTGTTGGAACATCCAGAACGACCGGAGCAGAGAACCAAGTTACCTGGAATGACATCCATCACAAGACATCCATCTCAGGAGGACCACAGAG TTTTGGGTATCCTGACCCAAACTATCTGAAACGAGTCAAGGAGGAGCTGAAGGCTAAAGGCATTAAGTGA